From Miscanthus floridulus cultivar M001 chromosome 15, ASM1932011v1, whole genome shotgun sequence, the proteins below share one genomic window:
- the LOC136507932 gene encoding glucuronoxylan 4-O-methyltransferase 3-like encodes MSSPMHVRKAIHFASLRAKLAQQGKVGLALRLLLAAALAGFLLVFAARTLLVSSPAAPTSSSSSSSFSTSQRHQDHHHQDAAECANAKGTAAGVPLPVMEALVHYTTSNVTPQQTADEIGVSLRVLQRRAPCNFLVFGLGHDSPMWAALNHGGRTVFLEEDASWIATVRSTHPALESYHVAYDTVLTDADALLELRDHPACVAQPDLASAAEASCRLALKGLPQVFHEVEWDLIMVDAPTGWTPQAPGRMGAIYTAGMAARARRPGDGPTDVFVHDVDRPVEDAFSKAFLCEGYLAEQVGRIRHFVIPSHREKDGTPFCP; translated from the coding sequence ATGTCCAGCCCCATGCACGTCCGCAAGGCCATCCACTTCGCCTCCCTGCGCGCCAAGCTCGCGCAGCAGGGCAAGGTCGGCCTCGCGCTGCGTCTGCTCCTCGCCGCCGCGCTCGCGGGCTTCCTCCTCGTCTTCGCCGCGCGCACCCTGCTGGTCTCCTCCCCTGCTGCCccaacctcctcctcctcctcctcctccttctccacgTCCCAGCGGCATCAGGACCATCATCATCAGGACGCGGCGGAGTGCGCCAACGCCAAGGGGACCGCGGCGGGCGTGCCGCTGCCGGTGATGGAGGCGCTGGTGCACTACACCACCTCCAACGTGACGCCGCAGCAGACGGCCGACGAGATCGGTGTCTCGCTGCGCGTGCTGCAGCGCCGCGCGCCCTGCAACTTCCTCGTCTTCGGGCTGGGCCACGACAGCCCGATGTGGGCCGCGCTCAACCACGGCGGGCGGACCGTGTTCCTGGAGGAGGACGCGTCGTGGATCGCCACCGTGCGGTCCACCCACCCGGCGCTCGAGTCCTACCACGTCGCCTACGACACGGTCCTCACCGACGCCGACGCGCTGCTGGAGCTCCGCGACCACCCGGCCTGCGTCGCGCAGCCGGACCTCGCGTCCGCCGCCGAGGCGTCGTGCCGCCTCGCCCTCAAAGGCCTGCCCCAAGTCTTCCACGAGGTGGAGTGGGACCTCATCATGGTGGACGCGCCCACGGGGTGGACGCCGCAGGCGCCGGGACGGATGGGCGCCATCTACACCGCCGGCATGGCAGCGCGCGCGCGCAGGCCCGGGGATGGACCCACCGATGTCTTCGTGCACGACGTCGACCGGCCCGTCGAGGACGCCTTCTCCAAGGCCTTCCTCTGCGAGGGGTACCTCGCCGAGCAGGTCGGCCGGATCAGGCACTTCGTCATCCCGTCACACCGCGAGAAGGACGGCACGCCATTCTGCCCTTGA